A portion of the Limosilactobacillus reuteri genome contains these proteins:
- a CDS encoding HU family DNA-binding protein: MANKAELVSNVATATGLTKKDATAAVDAVFSSIQASLAKGEKVQLIGFGNFEVRQRAARKGRNPQTGEEINIPASKVPAFKPGKALKDAVK, encoded by the coding sequence ATGGCAAACAAAGCAGAATTAGTAAGCAATGTTGCTACTGCAACTGGCTTAACCAAGAAGGATGCTACTGCAGCTGTAGATGCTGTTTTCAGTTCAATTCAAGCATCTTTAGCTAAGGGTGAAAAGGTTCAATTGATCGGCTTCGGTAACTTCGAAGTACGTCAACGTGCTGCACGTAAGGGCCGCAACCCACAAACTGGAGAAGAAATCAACATTCCTGCAAGCAAGGTACCAGCATTCAAGCCTGGTAAAGCTTTAAAGGACGCTGTTAAGTAA
- a CDS encoding helix-turn-helix domain-containing protein: MNKLLRFFSYHQPRRIRVIENTLRSRRTVATLFWARQYRILEWLGADRAMNRQEYDQLINQLVADKLLAIDDQSQAILTEEGAKVLKNEEESFYIPSFYDWYWLTNTQRIIQRLFLAIQVVSEFSYHQRKYVPLAISYSEMVAVKRWFRQNYHHNLVKSLYTDLHRFGSALESEDPRMTTDLFNVMIGYQRSGWTINQAAQELKIKIDDIQYLRHDEMLAVSAYARNFPGPLQQLLLPLINESPLNRSAQVTFDLYTQGEPIELIAQERRLKENTIREHLLEAAILIPDKLDWDILLPESKRDKLSRFYKGEPTAWKFDEQIASFYEYRLYQIFQGITNEK; encoded by the coding sequence GTGAATAAATTATTGCGCTTTTTTAGCTATCACCAGCCACGGCGAATTCGTGTAATTGAAAACACTCTTCGAAGCCGGCGAACAGTCGCAACCCTTTTTTGGGCTCGACAATATAGAATCTTAGAATGGTTAGGGGCAGATCGTGCAATGAACCGTCAAGAATATGATCAGCTTATTAATCAACTTGTTGCTGACAAATTATTAGCGATTGATGATCAATCCCAAGCAATTCTTACAGAAGAGGGCGCGAAAGTCTTAAAAAACGAAGAAGAGAGTTTCTACATTCCATCGTTTTACGACTGGTACTGGTTAACTAATACTCAACGAATAATTCAACGACTTTTTTTAGCTATTCAAGTCGTATCAGAATTCTCTTATCATCAAAGAAAGTATGTTCCATTGGCGATTTCATATAGTGAAATGGTTGCTGTGAAGCGGTGGTTTCGACAAAATTATCATCACAACCTGGTTAAGAGTCTCTATACTGACCTCCATCGGTTTGGCAGCGCTTTGGAAAGTGAAGATCCACGAATGACAACAGACCTTTTTAATGTCATGATTGGTTATCAGCGATCAGGATGGACAATTAATCAAGCAGCTCAAGAATTGAAAATAAAAATCGATGATATCCAGTACTTACGTCATGACGAGATGTTAGCGGTTAGCGCTTATGCTCGTAATTTTCCTGGCCCACTGCAACAATTGCTCCTTCCACTGATCAATGAGAGTCCACTAAACCGGAGTGCCCAAGTAACGTTTGACTTGTATACCCAGGGAGAGCCAATTGAACTGATTGCTCAAGAGCGACGGTTGAAAGAAAATACAATTAGGGAGCATCTCTTAGAAGCGGCAATCCTTATTCCTGACAAGCTAGATTGGGATATTCTTTTGCCAGAGAGTAAGCGTGACAAACTTAGTCGATTCTATAAGGGCGAACCGACCGCATGGAAATTTGACGAGCAAATTGCCAGTTTTTATGAATACCGCCTATATCAAATATTTCAAGGAATAACAAATGAAAAATAA
- the der gene encoding ribosome biogenesis GTPase Der: protein MANPIVAVVGRPNVGKSTLFNRIAGERISIVEDTPGVTRDRIYAHAEWLGKHFSMIDTGGIEISDQPLLTQIRQQAEIAIDEADVIIFVADVENGVTDADEQVARILYRSNKPVVLAVNKVDNPERRSDIYDYYSLGLGEPYAVSSVHGIGMGDLLDAVIKEFPDNAANDEDDSIHFSFIGRPNVGKSSLVNAILGENRVIVSNVAGTTRDAINTQFETADGQKFTMVDTAGIRKKGKIYENTERYSLMRSMRAIDDSDVVLVVLNAEEGIRELDKHIAGYAHEAGCGVIIVVNKWDTLKEKDHRTMTDFTNLIRQEFQYLSYAPIIFVSAKTKQRLNQLPGLIEEVYQHHRQRIQSAVLNDVLMDAIAANPTPTQNGRRLRVYYGTQVATEPPTFVIFVNDPELMHFSYERYLENQIRKAFNFSGTPIHLIKRQRQ from the coding sequence TTGGCAAATCCAATCGTAGCAGTTGTTGGTCGTCCAAACGTTGGAAAATCAACATTATTCAATCGTATTGCAGGAGAACGGATTTCAATTGTTGAAGATACTCCTGGAGTTACTCGAGACCGTATTTATGCTCATGCTGAATGGTTAGGAAAACATTTTAGCATGATTGATACTGGTGGGATTGAAATATCAGATCAACCATTATTAACACAGATTCGTCAACAAGCAGAAATTGCTATTGATGAAGCAGATGTAATAATCTTTGTTGCCGATGTAGAGAACGGAGTGACTGATGCTGATGAGCAAGTAGCACGAATTTTATATCGCTCTAATAAACCAGTGGTTCTAGCTGTTAATAAAGTCGATAATCCAGAACGGCGTAGTGATATTTATGATTACTATTCTCTTGGTTTAGGGGAGCCATATGCAGTTTCAAGCGTTCACGGTATTGGAATGGGTGACCTTTTGGATGCGGTTATTAAAGAGTTTCCTGATAACGCCGCTAATGATGAGGACGACTCCATTCACTTCAGCTTTATCGGTCGTCCTAATGTCGGGAAATCATCACTAGTTAACGCAATTTTAGGTGAGAATCGGGTAATTGTATCTAACGTTGCCGGAACTACCCGTGATGCCATTAATACTCAATTTGAAACAGCGGATGGACAAAAATTTACGATGGTTGATACTGCTGGAATTCGCAAAAAAGGAAAAATTTATGAGAACACTGAGCGTTATTCATTAATGCGTTCCATGCGGGCAATTGATGATAGTGATGTTGTACTTGTTGTCCTAAATGCAGAAGAAGGTATTCGCGAATTAGATAAGCATATTGCTGGATATGCCCACGAAGCAGGATGTGGGGTTATTATCGTCGTTAATAAGTGGGATACATTAAAAGAAAAAGATCACCGAACGATGACAGACTTCACTAATTTGATTCGACAAGAATTCCAATACCTCAGTTATGCACCAATTATTTTCGTTTCAGCGAAGACAAAGCAACGGTTAAATCAATTACCGGGATTGATCGAAGAAGTATATCAGCATCACCGTCAACGGATCCAATCGGCAGTCTTAAATGATGTTTTGATGGATGCAATTGCTGCCAATCCGACTCCAACACAAAATGGTCGGCGTTTGCGAGTATACTATGGGACACAGGTTGCAACCGAACCACCAACATTTGTTATCTTTGTTAATGATCCAGAGTTAATGCACTTCTCCTATGAGCGTTATTTGGAAAATCAAATTCGAAAGGCCTTTAACTTTTCTGGTACACCGATCCATTTAATCAAGCGTCAGCGGCAGTAA
- a CDS encoding tetratricopeptide repeat protein: MTYSEQMLDQLEAGKLKEAQNSFKLALINDDDDMLFSLAEELYALGFLQQARTIYLKLLDRYPDEDELKTNLATIAIDEGHNDEALSYLAQIKPDSPAYVQSLLVAADLYQTEEEFEVTEEKLKEAYALAPDEPAVEFALGEFYFMVGQYSEAIQYYFQLIKNGYTDFAKVDIAGRLGICYAQSGQFKKALGYFNQVKPEYQTSDIRFQKGLTQLQLGDTEKAIKTLEDLINDDNQYASAYPELAKAYEKENKYQQALRVVQEGLSVDQYNEYLYSHAAEITSHLGDQKLMKKYLVKAHELAPENMTITLQYSNFLLHQHDDEANIKLLSPLVKEDETDPQLYWNLARSYQRTDQLELAGKYYEAALPAYSENPTFLKELINYYRETGETDKLMDELEHYLRLVPTDTEMQDLYDQYEDYK, translated from the coding sequence ATGACCTACTCAGAACAAATGCTTGATCAATTAGAAGCAGGAAAGTTAAAAGAAGCCCAAAACTCATTTAAACTCGCACTAATTAATGATGATGATGATATGTTATTTAGCCTTGCAGAAGAATTATATGCATTAGGCTTTCTTCAACAGGCACGAACGATTTACTTAAAATTATTAGATCGTTATCCCGATGAAGACGAATTAAAGACTAATTTAGCGACGATTGCAATTGATGAGGGACATAATGACGAAGCTTTATCATACTTAGCCCAGATTAAACCAGACTCGCCAGCTTATGTTCAATCATTACTGGTTGCAGCGGACTTATATCAAACCGAAGAAGAATTTGAAGTAACGGAGGAAAAATTAAAAGAAGCTTATGCATTGGCTCCCGACGAACCAGCTGTTGAATTTGCACTCGGTGAATTTTACTTTATGGTTGGCCAATATTCTGAAGCAATCCAATATTACTTCCAACTAATTAAAAATGGGTATACTGACTTTGCAAAAGTTGATATTGCGGGACGTCTAGGGATTTGTTACGCTCAGAGCGGTCAGTTTAAGAAGGCTTTAGGGTACTTCAATCAGGTTAAACCGGAATACCAGACTAGTGATATTCGTTTCCAAAAGGGGCTGACCCAACTTCAATTAGGAGATACTGAGAAGGCAATAAAAACTTTAGAGGATCTTATCAACGATGATAACCAATATGCATCTGCTTATCCTGAACTAGCAAAGGCGTATGAAAAAGAAAACAAGTATCAGCAAGCATTACGGGTTGTCCAAGAAGGGCTCAGTGTTGATCAATACAATGAATACCTCTATTCACACGCAGCTGAAATTACCAGTCACCTTGGCGATCAAAAGTTAATGAAGAAATACTTGGTAAAGGCGCATGAACTTGCTCCAGAGAATATGACAATTACCTTGCAATATAGTAATTTCTTGCTTCACCAACACGATGATGAGGCAAATATTAAGCTTTTAAGTCCATTGGTAAAAGAAGATGAGACTGATCCACAATTATATTGGAATCTAGCACGGTCATATCAACGAACTGATCAGCTTGAATTAGCCGGAAAATATTATGAAGCTGCTTTGCCGGCTTATAGTGAAAATCCAACATTTTTAAAAGAACTAATTAATTACTACCGCGAAACTGGTGAAACTGATAAGTTAATGGATGAATTAGAACACTATCTCCGGTTAGTCCCAACAGACACTGAAATGCAAGATCTCTATGACCAATATGAAGATTACAAATAA
- a CDS encoding RecQ family ATP-dependent DNA helicase, translated as MKNKQEILDVLQNHFGFDDFRPGQEETINALLEGKDTLSILPTGAGKSLLYQLPAYLLPGTILIVSPLISLMQDQVDRLHRQGEKRVIMLSGQLVGKERASVLHNLKSFKFIFTSPEMLDNQQVLTALKKNKIALMVIDEAHCISQWGPDFRPEYLLLKEVRQQLGSPTSLLLTATATPRIRQDILKKMGMATAYQVIKSVDRPNIFLAVKSIATQKEKDGELLKLVQKFTGPGIIYFASRKLASQMAEWLENQTDLNVAAYHAGVGPIERFRIQNQFMNNELQVICATSAFGMGIDKNDIRYVIHYHLPSNLENYLQEIGRAGRDGKQSLAVLLYANGDEMIQRQLTSVDVPPVTVLEQIKNGKLSASVLGEQASLFEFYLEHSFTPQQIITMFERRKIQTEKELQEMVAYIKEDGCKRGYLLTYFGEQFASSNEFCCDYELSDWETKLILPVSQPLSKNNKVGWEDRLKALLNITEN; from the coding sequence ATGAAAAATAAGCAAGAAATTCTAGATGTTTTACAAAATCATTTTGGCTTTGATGATTTTCGTCCAGGCCAAGAAGAGACAATTAACGCCTTACTGGAAGGAAAAGACACTTTATCGATTCTTCCCACTGGTGCCGGGAAATCCCTTTTATATCAATTGCCAGCTTATTTATTACCAGGAACGATCCTCATTGTTTCACCGTTGATTTCACTAATGCAGGATCAGGTTGACCGTCTTCATCGGCAGGGAGAAAAACGAGTCATTATGTTAAGCGGCCAGCTTGTCGGAAAAGAGCGAGCAAGTGTTCTCCACAATTTGAAATCATTTAAATTTATATTTACTTCTCCAGAAATGCTTGATAACCAGCAAGTTTTAACTGCACTTAAGAAAAATAAGATTGCGTTAATGGTTATTGATGAGGCCCATTGTATCTCACAGTGGGGCCCTGATTTTCGTCCTGAATATTTATTGCTAAAGGAAGTGCGGCAGCAATTAGGATCGCCGACATCATTGCTATTGACGGCAACTGCTACTCCTCGTATTCGACAGGATATTTTGAAAAAAATGGGGATGGCGACTGCTTATCAGGTAATTAAATCCGTTGACCGTCCTAACATTTTTTTAGCTGTTAAGTCCATCGCTACTCAAAAGGAAAAGGATGGTGAACTTCTGAAACTAGTTCAAAAATTCACTGGTCCCGGGATTATTTACTTTGCAAGTCGTAAGCTGGCTTCTCAGATGGCAGAATGGCTTGAAAACCAAACTGATTTAAATGTGGCAGCTTATCATGCTGGCGTTGGTCCAATTGAACGATTTCGAATTCAAAATCAATTTATGAATAATGAATTACAGGTAATTTGTGCAACGAGTGCCTTTGGGATGGGAATTGACAAAAATGATATTCGTTACGTCATTCATTATCATTTGCCAAGCAATTTAGAAAATTATTTACAGGAAATCGGTCGGGCTGGGCGTGATGGCAAGCAGAGTTTGGCAGTTCTTCTATATGCAAATGGCGATGAAATGATTCAACGACAATTAACAAGCGTTGATGTCCCACCAGTTACAGTCCTAGAGCAGATTAAGAATGGCAAGTTATCAGCAAGTGTTTTGGGAGAGCAGGCATCTTTATTTGAGTTTTATCTTGAACATTCTTTTACACCGCAACAAATAATTACGATGTTTGAGCGACGTAAAATTCAAACAGAAAAAGAATTGCAGGAAATGGTTGCTTATATCAAAGAGGATGGTTGTAAACGAGGATATCTTTTAACGTACTTTGGTGAACAATTTGCCAGTTCGAATGAGTTTTGTTGTGATTATGAGCTTTCGGATTGGGAAACTAAATTGATTTTGCCAGTCAGTCAGCCGCTTTCTAAAAACAATAAAGTAGGATGGGAAGACCGCTTAAAAGCCTTGTTAAATATTACCGAAAATTAA
- the rpsA gene encoding 30S ribosomal protein S1 produces the protein MAENNENKNDMLEALDSIEQVKVGDVVKGEVLAIDDDRQAIVGIKDAGVEGVVPAKELSTKPVEDINDAVKVGDELDLVVISKIGNDKENGSYLLSHRRLEARKVWDDIQKKFDEGEHITAKVTQAVKGGLVVDAGVRGFVPASMITDHYVEDLNQFKGQELEFKIVEIEPSENRLILSHKEIIQAQHEKAAEKVFAELQPGDVVEGKVARMTNFGAFIDLGGVDGLVHVSEISYDHVDKPSDVLTAGQDVKVKVLSVDPERERISLSIKQTLPGPWDDIEEKAPVDSVLTGTVKRLTSFGAFVEVFPGVEGLVHISQISHKHIATPADVLKPGQEVQVKVINVDPEHQRLGLSMKALEERPKEDESNNNNDENYRGRRRSRRNNNNRSFMNNAPEEESGFSMGDLIGDKLKDLRN, from the coding sequence ATGGCTGAAAACAACGAAAATAAAAACGATATGTTAGAAGCGCTTGATAGCATTGAACAAGTTAAGGTGGGCGATGTTGTCAAGGGTGAAGTTTTGGCAATCGATGACGATCGTCAAGCTATCGTTGGTATTAAAGATGCAGGGGTTGAAGGTGTCGTCCCTGCTAAGGAATTATCAACCAAGCCAGTTGAAGACATCAATGATGCTGTAAAAGTAGGTGACGAATTAGACTTAGTTGTCATTTCTAAGATCGGTAACGATAAGGAAAATGGTAGCTACCTTCTTTCTCACCGTCGTCTTGAAGCCCGTAAGGTATGGGATGACATTCAAAAGAAATTTGATGAAGGTGAACACATTACCGCCAAAGTCACTCAAGCTGTTAAGGGTGGATTAGTCGTTGATGCTGGAGTTCGTGGCTTCGTCCCTGCTTCAATGATTACTGATCACTATGTTGAAGACCTTAATCAATTTAAAGGCCAAGAACTTGAATTCAAGATTGTTGAAATCGAACCAAGCGAAAACCGTTTGATTCTTTCACACAAGGAAATTATTCAAGCTCAACACGAAAAGGCTGCTGAAAAGGTATTTGCTGAATTACAACCAGGTGATGTTGTTGAAGGTAAAGTTGCACGGATGACTAACTTCGGTGCATTTATTGACCTTGGCGGCGTTGATGGATTAGTTCACGTTTCTGAAATTTCATACGATCACGTTGACAAGCCTTCTGATGTATTGACTGCTGGTCAAGATGTTAAGGTTAAGGTATTAAGCGTTGACCCTGAACGTGAACGGATTTCATTATCCATTAAGCAAACTTTACCAGGACCATGGGATGATATTGAAGAAAAGGCTCCAGTTGACAGCGTATTAACTGGTACTGTTAAGCGTTTGACTAGCTTTGGTGCTTTCGTTGAAGTATTCCCTGGTGTTGAAGGTTTAGTTCACATTTCACAAATCTCACACAAGCATATTGCTACACCTGCAGATGTTCTTAAGCCAGGTCAAGAAGTACAAGTTAAGGTAATCAATGTTGATCCTGAACACCAACGTCTTGGCTTATCAATGAAGGCTCTTGAAGAACGTCCAAAGGAAGACGAAAGCAACAATAACAACGATGAAAACTACCGTGGTCGTCGTCGTTCACGTCGTAACAATAACAACCGGAGCTTCATGAACAATGCTCCAGAAGAAGAAAGTGGCTTCTCAATGGGTGACTTAATTGGTGACAAGCTTAAGGACCTACGGAACTAG
- a CDS encoding LysM domain-containing protein gives MSEERKESRRANDELWDKKFTDNEDLDSDGHLSRTEHRKQRSHNSMITTILIVLIIVLAATPLIYWINNKLSFNHPVRTEQVAASSENSKKKESHSSSTSSEHSKKESSVSSSESSSSSIEESSSMQTSQSYSAPQSSSSYYRYSSSYRYGNGYQNRTAPNRYSGYQQRYNNNQTYNRYNNTENTNRYR, from the coding sequence TTGAGTGAGGAACGGAAAGAGAGCCGACGAGCTAATGATGAATTATGGGATAAAAAGTTTACAGATAACGAAGACCTTGATAGTGATGGCCATTTGTCACGAACAGAACACCGTAAGCAACGATCACATAATTCAATGATTACTACGATCTTAATCGTGTTAATTATCGTTCTCGCCGCTACACCACTTATTTATTGGATTAATAATAAACTGTCCTTTAATCATCCGGTGAGAACTGAACAAGTAGCTGCTAGTTCTGAAAATAGTAAAAAAAAAGAATCTCACAGTTCGAGTACCTCTAGTGAGCATTCAAAGAAAGAATCTAGTGTAAGCAGTAGTGAATCCTCTTCTTCAAGTATTGAAGAATCAAGTTCGATGCAAACCAGCCAAAGTTATAGTGCTCCGCAAAGCAGTAGTAGCTATTATCGATATAGTAGTAGTTATCGTTACGGTAATGGGTATCAAAACCGGACTGCTCCTAATCGCTACAGTGGTTATCAGCAGCGTTATAACAATAACCAAACCTATAATCGCTACAATAATACAGAAAATACAAACCGTTATCGTTAA
- the cmk gene encoding (d)CMP kinase, protein MCKGLQVAIDGPASAGKSTVAKLVAKKFNYVYCDTGAMYRAVTLAALNQGIDPKDDKKVAEIARQIKIDFEPGETEQRVFLDGKEVTHDIRLPKVAANVSAVAAVPAVREEMTKQQRQIAENGGIVMDGRDIGTTVLPQAPVKIFMVASAYERARRRYAENQAKGINTTSLEELQKAIELRDKKDSTRKVSPLTQAPDAIKLDTTNMTIDEVVSEISKIIKKTQDELA, encoded by the coding sequence ATGTGTAAGGGATTGCAAGTAGCAATTGATGGTCCGGCCTCAGCAGGAAAGAGTACGGTCGCCAAATTAGTAGCAAAAAAGTTTAATTATGTCTATTGTGATACCGGCGCAATGTACCGAGCTGTTACATTAGCAGCATTAAACCAGGGCATTGATCCAAAAGATGATAAAAAGGTTGCTGAAATTGCTCGGCAAATAAAAATTGATTTTGAGCCTGGTGAAACTGAACAAAGAGTTTTCTTGGATGGCAAAGAGGTGACTCATGATATCCGGTTGCCGAAAGTAGCGGCAAATGTATCTGCTGTAGCGGCAGTTCCAGCTGTTCGCGAAGAGATGACTAAGCAACAGCGGCAAATTGCTGAAAATGGTGGAATTGTGATGGATGGACGGGATATTGGTACAACTGTTTTACCACAAGCACCTGTAAAGATATTCATGGTAGCGAGTGCCTATGAACGGGCACGACGGCGATATGCTGAAAACCAGGCAAAAGGGATTAATACAACGTCGCTTGAAGAATTACAAAAAGCAATTGAATTAAGAGATAAAAAAGACTCAACGCGAAAAGTTTCACCTCTTACACAAGCACCCGATGCAATCAAATTGGATACAACAAATATGACAATTGATGAAGTTGTGAGTGAAATCAGTAAAATAATTAAAAAAACACAAGATGAATTAGCCTAA
- a CDS encoding ECF transporter S component, which yields MTVTHQRIQRLVGIACLGALAFILMFFEFPVLPMAPYLKLDFSDVPVLLGGYIYGPVGGIIIAAIKCLIHGMIHGFSPAELIGVTSDFVSSLAILLPFCWVWRHHNWSKKRQAITGIILGTVTLTVLMSLLNLWILTPLYMAVWNWKSTLPVSQLVAIGVLPFNIIKGLVVTIVYIIIAGRLRSWLDQHRMI from the coding sequence ATGACAGTAACGCATCAACGTATTCAACGATTGGTAGGCATAGCATGTTTGGGTGCCCTAGCATTTATCTTAATGTTTTTTGAGTTTCCGGTTTTGCCGATGGCGCCCTACCTTAAACTGGACTTTTCTGATGTCCCTGTTTTGCTAGGAGGCTATATCTATGGGCCAGTTGGCGGAATTATTATCGCGGCAATTAAATGTTTAATTCATGGAATGATTCACGGCTTTTCTCCAGCTGAATTAATTGGCGTTACTAGTGATTTCGTTTCATCTCTCGCTATTCTGCTTCCGTTCTGCTGGGTATGGCGTCATCATAACTGGAGTAAGAAAAGACAAGCGATTACTGGAATTATTTTGGGAACGGTAACTTTGACTGTCTTAATGTCCTTATTGAATTTGTGGATCCTTACTCCTTTATATATGGCAGTTTGGAACTGGAAGTCGACATTACCAGTATCCCAGCTAGTGGCGATTGGTGTGTTGCCTTTTAACATTATTAAGGGTTTGGTTGTTACAATTGTATATATAATTATTGCGGGTCGGTTACGTTCATGGCTAGACCAGCATAGAATGATCTAA
- a CDS encoding CCA tRNA nucleotidyltransferase: protein MKIKQLPAIFEPARPVLQKIEEAGYEAYFVGGCVRDTILHDEIHDIDIATSAYPSEIKAIFNHTVDTGIEHGTVMILDHGTGYETTTFRTESGYQDYRRPDKVTFVRSLSEDLQRRDFTINALALREDGEVIDLFDGLEDLQKHLIKAVGNPNERFHEDALRMMRAVRFASKLDFVIDTATLKGIKENAPLLEKIAVERIRVELEKLLLGQNPVAGLKDFIATGLYQYCPGLENAQAALSALLILNQWHLENEAQLWSVLSLQLQLDQKEISKFLKKWKTANDLIAQVKKVVPAVQAIRQRALTPTLMFNTGETALHDANQVAKLYGWAINDEELQKAYQKLPIKNAKELAIDGRALITKAGVKPGPLMGKILQQLTLAVVNGEIVNDATALLEKVEEITKEG, encoded by the coding sequence ATGAAAATAAAACAATTACCAGCTATATTTGAACCAGCACGCCCTGTCTTACAAAAAATAGAGGAGGCTGGCTACGAAGCATATTTTGTTGGCGGTTGTGTCCGTGACACTATCTTGCATGATGAGATTCATGATATAGATATAGCAACGAGTGCTTACCCTAGTGAAATAAAGGCGATTTTTAACCACACTGTTGATACTGGAATTGAACATGGTACAGTTATGATTCTCGACCATGGAACGGGATATGAAACGACTACTTTTAGAACCGAGTCAGGTTACCAAGACTACCGCCGTCCTGATAAAGTGACTTTTGTTCGTTCATTAAGTGAAGATCTCCAGCGTCGAGACTTCACAATTAACGCCCTCGCCTTACGCGAAGATGGGGAAGTTATTGATCTGTTTGACGGACTAGAAGACTTGCAAAAACATCTTATTAAAGCGGTTGGCAATCCTAATGAACGTTTTCATGAAGATGCTTTACGGATGATGCGGGCTGTGCGTTTTGCAAGTAAGCTTGATTTTGTCATTGATACTGCAACATTAAAAGGGATTAAAGAAAATGCACCATTATTAGAAAAAATTGCAGTTGAACGAATCCGGGTTGAGTTAGAAAAACTATTGTTAGGTCAAAATCCAGTAGCGGGCTTAAAAGATTTTATTGCGACTGGATTGTACCAATATTGTCCAGGTTTGGAAAATGCGCAAGCTGCTTTATCGGCTTTATTAATCCTTAACCAATGGCATTTGGAAAATGAGGCTCAATTGTGGTCAGTTTTAAGCTTACAACTCCAGCTTGATCAAAAAGAAATTAGTAAATTCTTAAAGAAGTGGAAGACAGCAAATGATTTAATTGCGCAAGTCAAAAAGGTAGTTCCAGCAGTCCAAGCAATTCGTCAACGTGCGCTTACACCAACACTAATGTTTAATACCGGTGAAACAGCTCTCCATGATGCTAACCAAGTAGCTAAGTTATATGGATGGGCAATTAATGATGAAGAATTGCAAAAAGCTTATCAAAAGTTACCAATTAAAAACGCTAAAGAATTAGCAATTGATGGTCGAGCATTAATTACTAAAGCGGGGGTAAAACCGGGACCTTTGATGGGGAAGATTCTTCAGCAATTAACGCTGGCAGTGGTAAATGGCGAGATAGTTAACGATGCAACAGCCTTATTAGAAAAAGTAGAAGAGATAACGAAAGAGGGATAA